Proteins found in one Rhizobium sp. NZLR1 genomic segment:
- a CDS encoding alpha-N-arabinofuranosidase, producing the protein MKTNVVAHRDFRIATIDARLYSSFLEHLGRAIYGGIYEPGHPTADEDGFRRDVLDLVRDLDTPYCRYPGGNFVSAYNWEDGVGPRSERPVRLDLAWRTREANQIGVNEFVDWCKKANTKPMLAVNLGSRGLDAARNFLEYCNHPGGTYYSDLRRKHGWADPHDVKLWCLGNEMDGPWQVGHKSAYEYGRLADETAKAMRGFDKSLELVVCGSSNSDMQTYPDWEAQVLEQCYDSADHISLHMYFANREKNTLNYLARATKLDRYITTIGGVIDYIKAKKRSKKTIGISFDEWNVWYHSNQQDKEILARDEWPDAPHLLEDVYNFEDVLQVGGILNTFIRRSDRVRIACIAQLVNVIAPIMTDDGGAAWRQTIYYPFYYASRYGRGSALQLVVDGPTYDSDEENDVPYLDVSAVHSEDGKTLTFFAVNRHPQTALDFDVRLEGFGTASVIEQVEMTHSDLLAVNTAARQDTVAPVNVQTAKIEDGRLRAALKPLSYNVIRLSV; encoded by the coding sequence TTGAAAACCAATGTCGTTGCCCACCGCGATTTCCGCATCGCGACCATTGACGCCAGGCTCTACAGTTCATTTCTCGAGCATCTCGGCAGAGCGATCTACGGCGGCATTTACGAGCCCGGACATCCCACCGCCGACGAGGACGGCTTCCGCCGCGATGTGCTCGATCTGGTGCGTGATCTCGACACGCCCTACTGCCGCTATCCCGGCGGCAACTTCGTCTCGGCCTATAATTGGGAAGACGGCGTCGGCCCACGGTCGGAACGCCCGGTTCGCCTCGACCTTGCCTGGCGCACCCGTGAAGCCAATCAGATCGGCGTCAACGAATTCGTCGATTGGTGCAAGAAGGCGAACACCAAGCCGATGCTCGCCGTCAATCTCGGCTCGCGCGGCCTGGATGCCGCCCGCAATTTCCTCGAATATTGCAATCATCCCGGCGGCACCTATTATTCCGATCTGCGCCGCAAGCACGGCTGGGCCGATCCGCACGACGTCAAATTGTGGTGTCTCGGCAATGAGATGGACGGCCCCTGGCAGGTTGGCCACAAGTCGGCCTATGAATATGGCCGGTTGGCCGACGAGACGGCGAAAGCCATGCGCGGCTTCGACAAGTCGCTCGAACTGGTGGTCTGCGGCTCGTCCAATTCCGATATGCAGACCTATCCGGATTGGGAGGCTCAAGTCCTCGAGCAGTGCTACGACAGCGCCGACCATATCTCGCTGCACATGTATTTTGCCAACCGCGAGAAGAATACCCTCAACTATCTCGCCCGGGCGACGAAGCTCGACCGCTACATCACCACGATCGGCGGCGTGATCGACTACATCAAGGCGAAGAAGCGCTCGAAGAAGACGATCGGCATTTCCTTCGACGAATGGAACGTCTGGTATCATTCCAACCAGCAGGACAAGGAAATCCTGGCGCGCGACGAATGGCCGGATGCGCCGCATCTGCTTGAAGACGTCTATAATTTCGAAGACGTGCTGCAGGTCGGCGGCATCCTGAATACCTTCATCCGCCGTTCCGACCGGGTGCGCATCGCCTGCATCGCCCAGCTCGTCAACGTTATTGCCCCGATCATGACCGATGACGGCGGGGCCGCCTGGCGCCAGACGATCTACTACCCCTTCTACTACGCCTCAAGATATGGCCGTGGATCGGCACTGCAGCTGGTCGTCGATGGCCCGACCTATGACAGCGACGAGGAGAACGACGTCCCCTATCTCGACGTCTCCGCCGTCCATTCCGAGGATGGCAAGACGCTGACCTTCTTTGCCGTCAACCGTCATCCGCAGACGGCACTGGATTTCGACGTGCGCCTGGAAGGTTTTGGGACCGCCAGCGTCATCGAGCAGGTGGAGATGACCCATAGCGATCTGCTAGCCGTCAACACGGCTGCGCGGCAGGATACGGTCGCGCCGGTCAATGTCCAGACTGCGAAGATCGAGGACGGCAGGTTGCGGGCGGCGCTGAAGCCGCTGTCCTACAACGTCATTCGGCTGTCGGTCTGA
- a CDS encoding ArsR family transcriptional regulator → MMERSFLTITAGENHEAVRALSAPARVEMLKLLCAKGPLNINDIAQALSLPQSTVATGIQILEEAGLVESRLAKARKGNQKICSAVYSEILISFEESAAQRANNIIEVEMPVGLYTSCDVHAPCGLCSTESVIGPLDVPDYFLDPQRMQAGLVWFGRGYVEYKFPNNAKVLNKDIRAIEFSLELSSEVPGTNVDWPSDITLWVNGMAIGTWTSPGDYGDKRGAFTPAWWKLEGSQYGAMKTWRISTRGTFIDGIAASNVTLTDLALTQHSSIRLRVGIAENAGHTGGVNIFGRGFGNHGRDITMRLHV, encoded by the coding sequence ATGATGGAACGTTCGTTTTTGACGATTACCGCCGGTGAGAATCATGAGGCGGTTCGGGCGCTTTCGGCGCCGGCGCGGGTGGAGATGTTAAAGCTGCTTTGCGCCAAGGGGCCGCTGAATATCAACGACATCGCCCAGGCGCTTTCCCTCCCGCAATCCACCGTCGCCACCGGTATCCAGATTTTGGAAGAAGCCGGGCTCGTCGAGTCGCGGCTGGCCAAGGCCCGCAAGGGAAACCAGAAGATCTGCTCGGCGGTCTATAGCGAAATCCTGATCAGCTTTGAGGAAAGTGCCGCTCAACGGGCCAACAATATCATCGAAGTTGAGATGCCGGTGGGTCTCTACACCAGCTGCGACGTGCATGCGCCCTGCGGTCTCTGCTCGACCGAGAGCGTCATCGGGCCGCTCGATGTGCCCGACTATTTCCTGGATCCGCAGCGCATGCAGGCCGGGCTCGTCTGGTTCGGCCGGGGTTATGTCGAGTATAAATTCCCCAACAATGCCAAGGTGTTGAACAAGGATATTCGCGCCATCGAGTTTTCGCTGGAGCTGTCGTCGGAGGTGCCCGGCACCAATGTGGACTGGCCGTCCGATATTACCCTGTGGGTCAACGGCATGGCGATCGGCACCTGGACCTCGCCCGGCGACTACGGCGACAAGCGCGGCGCCTTCACGCCGGCCTGGTGGAAGCTCGAGGGTTCGCAATATGGGGCAATGAAGACCTGGCGCATCTCGACGCGCGGCACCTTCATCGACGGCATCGCCGCATCGAATGTCACGCTCACCGATCTGGCGCTGACCCAGCACTCCTCCATCCGGCTCCGGGTCGGCATCGCGGAAAACGCCGGCCATACCGGCGGTGTCAATATTTTTGGCCGCGGCTTCGGAAATCACGGCCGCGATATCACCATGCGCCTGCATGTCTGA
- a CDS encoding acyltransferase, translating into MHEREIKKAFYPNFNMIRLVAASTVIFSHAFLISEKTSANEPFERLLGEGNILGLFGVYVFFISSGFLVTQSAQFGSAGGFLWRRALRIYPAFIVCTLLSVYVLGALYSPLGVSGYLLKSLHMKTTLHSLLDPNFGMTLPHVQFYDPAISWLATSVNGSLWTIGQEIFCYLIVAGLMVIGLLRAPLMALALAVGVTWQLFFDHPWPKIRFLTDFTFIAPYFFCGSLLRFVMEKRQPNIVLALIFVALGMLCLVFWPGYLYGRMLFAYPLIYIATSPVIRLPTLERLGDASYGTYLYGWPVEQTMNHALGEYSTWWAVLALSLPTAWLLGWLSWHLLEKHALRLKRISFLQRQPASPEKGDFDPRRSDVWRS; encoded by the coding sequence ATGCACGAGCGCGAAATCAAGAAGGCATTTTACCCGAACTTCAATATGATCAGGCTCGTGGCAGCCTCCACGGTAATCTTCTCGCATGCCTTCCTTATCTCGGAAAAGACCTCGGCGAACGAGCCCTTTGAGCGTTTGCTCGGAGAGGGCAATATCCTTGGCCTCTTCGGCGTCTATGTGTTTTTCATCAGCAGCGGCTTCCTCGTCACGCAGAGCGCGCAGTTCGGCAGCGCGGGTGGTTTTCTCTGGAGGCGGGCGCTGAGAATATACCCGGCATTTATCGTCTGTACGCTGCTCAGCGTCTATGTCTTGGGCGCCTTGTACAGCCCGTTGGGCGTCAGTGGTTACTTGCTCAAGTCGCTTCATATGAAGACGACACTGCATTCGTTGCTCGACCCGAACTTTGGCATGACCCTGCCGCATGTGCAGTTTTATGACCCCGCCATCTCTTGGCTTGCCACCTCGGTCAACGGCTCTCTTTGGACGATCGGGCAGGAAATCTTCTGCTACCTCATCGTCGCCGGATTAATGGTAATCGGGCTTCTGCGAGCCCCGCTGATGGCACTTGCCCTCGCCGTAGGCGTGACCTGGCAGCTTTTCTTCGATCATCCGTGGCCAAAGATACGGTTCCTGACGGATTTTACTTTTATCGCTCCCTACTTCTTCTGCGGTTCGCTTCTGAGGTTCGTGATGGAAAAGCGGCAGCCCAATATAGTCCTGGCATTGATCTTCGTAGCGCTCGGTATGCTCTGCCTCGTCTTCTGGCCCGGCTATCTTTACGGCCGCATGTTGTTCGCCTATCCGCTTATCTACATCGCAACCTCGCCGGTGATACGCCTGCCGACTCTCGAACGCTTGGGCGACGCCTCCTACGGGACCTATCTCTATGGCTGGCCAGTGGAGCAGACGATGAACCATGCCCTCGGCGAGTACAGCACGTGGTGGGCGGTCTTAGCGCTTTCCCTGCCGACAGCGTGGTTGCTCGGCTGGCTTTCATGGCATCTGCTGGAAAAGCATGCGCTGCGGTTAAAACGAATCTCATTCCTCCAGCGACAGCCTGCATCCCCTGAGAAAGGCGACTTCGACCCACGTCGCAGTGACGTCTGGCGCTCTTGA
- a CDS encoding cytochrome c peroxidase: MTTNTIWLARSALAVGIVAAALSLAILPLRQSSAAAAFRVHPGPMSRAEAFARAEALTALGRKMFSDASLSASGLQACASCHDPAHAFGPASAKPVEMGGKEMNQPGLRAVPALRYLQAVPAFTEHYYDSEDEGDESVDNGPTGGLTWDGRVDHGAEQAKIPLLSPFEMGNKDAAEVAAKLRKTACADAIKAAFGETVFGNPEDTFDAVAEALATFEQSGPDFYPYSSRYDAFLAGKATLTAQELHGRQLFEDPEKGNCSSCHLSEPANDGEPPLFSDFGFLGLAAPRNMAIPANADPDYHDLGLCGPLRSDLAGHNEYCGLFRTPTLRNVALKKSFFHNGYFHTLRDVVSFYASRDSDPGRWYPKNSDGTIRKYDDLQQAYWANLNQDRPFGRKPGDAPALTDPEIDDIVAFLGTLTDADLQPKASGH; this comes from the coding sequence ATGACGACGAATACCATCTGGCTTGCGCGGTCCGCCTTGGCGGTCGGAATCGTTGCTGCAGCGCTCTCTCTGGCCATTCTGCCGCTGCGGCAAAGCAGCGCGGCGGCGGCTTTCCGCGTACATCCCGGCCCGATGTCCCGCGCCGAGGCCTTCGCCCGGGCCGAGGCACTGACCGCGCTTGGCCGCAAGATGTTCTCAGACGCCTCGCTGTCGGCCTCCGGCCTGCAGGCCTGTGCCTCCTGCCATGATCCCGCTCACGCCTTCGGCCCGGCATCGGCCAAGCCGGTCGAGATGGGCGGCAAGGAAATGAACCAGCCAGGCCTGCGCGCCGTTCCGGCGCTGCGCTATCTGCAAGCGGTGCCGGCGTTCACCGAGCATTACTACGATTCCGAGGACGAGGGCGACGAAAGCGTCGACAACGGCCCCACCGGCGGCCTGACCTGGGATGGCCGGGTCGATCACGGCGCCGAGCAGGCGAAGATCCCGCTGCTCTCGCCCTTCGAGATGGGCAACAAGGATGCAGCCGAGGTGGCGGCCAAGCTGCGCAAGACGGCCTGCGCCGATGCCATCAAGGCAGCGTTCGGCGAGACGGTGTTCGGCAATCCTGAGGATACCTTCGATGCCGTCGCCGAGGCGCTCGCCACCTTCGAACAAAGCGGCCCGGATTTTTATCCCTATTCCAGCCGCTACGACGCCTTTCTCGCCGGCAAGGCGACGCTGACTGCGCAGGAATTGCACGGGCGGCAGCTGTTCGAGGATCCGGAAAAAGGCAATTGTTCGAGCTGCCATCTGAGCGAACCGGCCAATGACGGCGAGCCGCCGCTCTTTTCCGATTTCGGCTTCCTCGGGCTCGCCGCCCCCCGCAACATGGCAATCCCGGCGAACGCCGATCCCGACTATCACGACCTCGGCCTCTGCGGCCCGCTGCGTAGCGATCTCGCCGGACACAACGAATATTGCGGCCTGTTCCGCACGCCGACGCTGCGCAATGTCGCGCTGAAAAAGAGCTTCTTCCACAACGGCTATTTCCACACGCTGCGCGACGTCGTCTCCTTCTACGCGAGCCGCGACAGCGATCCCGGCCGCTGGTATCCGAAAAATTCAGACGGCACGATCCGTAAGTATGACGACCTGCAGCAAGCCTACTGGGCCAATCTCAACCAGGACCGGCCTTTCGGCAGGAAGCCGGGCGATGCACCTGCCCTCACCGATCCGGAGATCGACGATATCGTTGCCTTCTTGGGGACACTGACGGATGCCGACTTGCAGCCGAAGGCGAGCGGGCACTGA
- a CDS encoding IclR family transcriptional regulator C-terminal domain-containing protein: protein MRETDFVSGFARGLKVIEAFGETRQRLSIAEAAKLTELDRATVRRSLLTLAELGYADYDGKFFTLTPKILRLGHAYLAATPLPALLQPHLDHLSERAGQSASASVLDGTDIVYIARAAQRRVMSINLTPGSRLPAYCASMGRVLLAALSENEARAILARSELKQNTVNTRTDPDELIAEFRRVRTEGYAIIDQELEIGLCSIAVPIDNDSGATVAAINIGAPAALVPAAEMKERYLPLLKETQAALRPLLRR, encoded by the coding sequence ATGCGCGAAACGGATTTTGTCAGCGGCTTTGCCCGCGGCCTGAAAGTCATCGAGGCCTTCGGCGAAACGCGCCAGCGGCTGTCGATCGCCGAGGCCGCCAAGCTGACGGAGCTCGACCGCGCCACCGTGCGCCGCTCGCTGCTGACGCTAGCCGAGCTCGGTTATGCCGATTATGACGGCAAGTTCTTCACGCTAACGCCGAAGATCCTGCGGCTTGGACATGCCTATCTCGCCGCCACGCCACTGCCGGCGCTGTTGCAGCCGCATCTCGATCATCTTTCGGAAAGGGCCGGCCAGAGCGCCTCGGCCTCGGTGCTCGATGGCACCGACATCGTCTATATCGCCCGCGCCGCGCAGCGCCGTGTCATGTCAATCAATCTCACTCCCGGCAGCCGCCTGCCGGCCTACTGTGCCTCGATGGGCCGCGTGCTGCTGGCCGCCCTTAGCGAAAACGAGGCGCGTGCCATCCTAGCCCGCAGCGAGTTAAAGCAGAACACGGTGAATACCAGGACCGATCCGGACGAGCTGATCGCCGAGTTCCGCCGAGTGCGGACAGAGGGTTACGCCATCATCGACCAGGAACTGGAGATCGGCCTCTGCTCGATTGCCGTGCCGATCGACAACGACAGCGGCGCAACGGTTGCGGCGATCAATATCGGCGCGCCGGCCGCGCTCGTCCCGGCCGCGGAGATGAAGGAGCGGTACCTACCGCTGCTGAAGGAAACGCAGGCCGCCTTGCGGCCGCTGCTGCGCCGGTAA
- a CDS encoding 3-oxoacid CoA-transferase subunit A, with protein MDKTVRSTAEAVSEIGDGATVMIGGFGGSGAPIELIHALIDKGAKGLTVINNNAGNGRIGIAAMIDAGMVRKMICSFPRSSDPRAFTDRYLAGQIELELVPQGTLAERIRAGGAGIPAFYTPTGYGTELAEGKVIAEFDGRHYVQERWLKADFAIVKAEIGDIQGNLTYNKAGRNFNPLMCMAAAKTIVQVSSIVPAGGIDPEHVVTPGIFVDRVVAVISPKQEEELIRAGVAYV; from the coding sequence ATGGACAAGACAGTCAGGAGCACGGCGGAGGCCGTCTCCGAGATCGGTGATGGCGCGACCGTCATGATTGGTGGTTTTGGTGGTTCGGGCGCGCCGATCGAGCTCATTCATGCCCTGATCGACAAGGGCGCCAAGGGCCTCACCGTGATCAACAACAATGCCGGCAACGGGCGCATCGGTATCGCTGCGATGATCGACGCCGGCATGGTCAGAAAGATGATCTGCTCTTTTCCGCGTTCGTCGGACCCACGCGCCTTCACCGACAGATATCTGGCCGGTCAAATCGAGCTCGAGCTGGTGCCGCAGGGAACGCTGGCCGAACGTATCCGCGCCGGCGGGGCCGGCATTCCGGCTTTTTATACGCCGACGGGCTATGGCACCGAACTTGCCGAGGGCAAGGTCATCGCCGAATTCGATGGCCGCCATTACGTGCAGGAGCGCTGGCTGAAGGCCGACTTCGCCATCGTCAAGGCTGAGATCGGCGATATCCAGGGCAATCTCACCTACAACAAGGCCGGCCGCAACTTCAATCCGCTGATGTGCATGGCGGCGGCGAAGACCATCGTCCAGGTCTCATCGATCGTGCCGGCCGGCGGCATCGATCCCGAGCATGTGGTCACCCCCGGCATCTTCGTCGACCGCGTCGTCGCTGTTATCAGTCCAAAGCAGGAAGAAGAGCTCATTCGAGCCGGAGTGGCCTACGTATGA
- a CDS encoding CoA transferase subunit B, translating into MTVNTHPINTREDIKLSNAQIAWRAAQDIADGAYVNLGIGFPEMVARYQPPGRQAIFHTENGILNFGEPPPEGEEDWDLINAGKKAVTLKPGAAFFHHADSFAMVRGGHLDVAILGAYQVAQSGDLANWRVGSKGVPAVGGAMDLVHGAKQVCVITEHVTKTGEPKLVEKCTFPLTGVACITRVYTSHAVIDIVDGRFVLREKLAAMSQEELQAMTGAPLHIDGPVADLVVPEL; encoded by the coding sequence ATGACCGTCAACACCCATCCCATCAATACAAGGGAAGACATCAAGCTTTCCAATGCGCAGATCGCCTGGCGCGCCGCACAGGACATCGCCGACGGCGCCTATGTCAACCTCGGCATCGGCTTTCCCGAAATGGTCGCCCGGTATCAGCCGCCCGGCCGCCAGGCGATCTTTCATACCGAAAACGGCATCCTGAATTTTGGCGAGCCGCCGCCTGAAGGCGAGGAGGATTGGGACCTGATCAACGCCGGCAAGAAGGCGGTGACGCTGAAGCCGGGGGCGGCCTTCTTCCATCATGCCGACAGCTTCGCCATGGTGCGCGGCGGCCATCTCGACGTCGCGATCCTCGGCGCCTACCAGGTCGCCCAAAGCGGCGATCTTGCCAATTGGCGGGTCGGCAGCAAGGGCGTGCCGGCCGTTGGCGGCGCCATGGATCTGGTGCACGGCGCCAAGCAGGTCTGCGTCATCACCGAGCACGTCACCAAGACCGGCGAGCCGAAGCTGGTGGAGAAATGCACCTTCCCGCTGACCGGTGTGGCCTGCATCACCCGCGTCTATACCAGCCATGCCGTCATCGACATTGTCGACGGACGCTTCGTCCTGCGCGAAAAGCTGGCTGCGATGTCGCAGGAGGAATTGCAGGCGATGACCGGTGCGCCGCTCCATATCGACGGGCCGGTTGCCGATCTCGTCGTCCCGGAACTATGA
- the pcaF gene encoding 3-oxoadipyl-CoA thiolase yields MTEAFICDYIRTPIGRFAGALSPVRADDLGAIPLKALMERNTAVDWEAVDDVIFGCANQAGEDNRNVARMSALLAGLPIAVPGTTINRLCGSGMDAVMTAARAIRAGEAELMIAGGVESMSRAPFVMPKAETAFSRAAELHDTTIGWRFVNPLMKKQYGVDSMPETGENVAEDYHVSREDQDAFAVRSQAKAAAAQASGRLAKEIVPVTIPQRKGEAVIVDKDEHPRATTIETLAKLATPFKREGGTVTAGNASGVNDGAAALIVASEAAARKYGLTPIARILGGAAAAVPPRLMGVGPIPASRKLMARLGMSQEQFDVIELNEAFASQGLAVLRALGIADDDRRVNRNGGAIALGHPLGMSGARITGTAALELLETGGKYSLSTMCIGVGQGIAIALERV; encoded by the coding sequence ATGACCGAAGCCTTTATCTGCGACTATATCAGGACGCCGATCGGCCGCTTCGCCGGCGCGCTGTCGCCGGTGCGGGCCGATGATCTCGGCGCCATCCCGCTGAAGGCGCTGATGGAACGCAATACCGCCGTCGATTGGGAAGCCGTCGACGACGTGATTTTCGGTTGTGCCAACCAGGCGGGCGAAGACAACCGCAATGTCGCCCGCATGTCGGCGCTCTTGGCCGGCCTGCCGATCGCTGTCCCGGGCACCACGATCAACCGGCTCTGCGGCTCCGGCATGGATGCGGTGATGACAGCTGCACGCGCCATCCGCGCCGGCGAGGCCGAGCTGATGATTGCAGGCGGCGTCGAGAGCATGTCGCGGGCGCCCTTCGTCATGCCGAAGGCCGAGACGGCCTTTTCGCGCGCCGCCGAACTCCACGACACGACCATCGGATGGCGCTTCGTCAACCCGCTGATGAAGAAGCAGTATGGCGTCGATTCGATGCCGGAGACCGGCGAGAACGTCGCCGAGGATTATCATGTCAGCCGCGAGGACCAGGATGCCTTTGCGGTGCGCAGTCAGGCGAAGGCCGCCGCCGCCCAGGCGAGCGGCCGGCTGGCCAAAGAGATCGTCCCGGTGACCATCCCGCAGCGCAAGGGCGAAGCCGTCATCGTCGACAAGGACGAACATCCGCGGGCGACGACGATCGAGACGCTGGCGAAACTCGCCACCCCTTTCAAGAGGGAAGGCGGCACGGTGACCGCCGGCAATGCCTCCGGCGTCAATGACGGCGCGGCGGCGCTGATCGTCGCTTCGGAAGCGGCGGCGCGAAAATATGGCCTGACGCCAATCGCCCGCATCCTCGGCGGCGCGGCCGCAGCCGTTCCGCCACGGTTGATGGGCGTCGGACCGATTCCGGCCTCGCGCAAGCTGATGGCCCGGCTTGGCATGAGCCAGGAACAGTTCGACGTCATCGAACTCAACGAGGCCTTCGCAAGTCAGGGGCTGGCGGTGCTGCGGGCGCTCGGCATTGCCGATGACGATCGGCGGGTCAATCGCAATGGCGGCGCGATCGCGCTCGGCCATCCCCTCGGCATGTCGGGTGCCCGCATCACCGGCACGGCGGCGCTGGAGCTCCTGGAGACCGGCGGAAAATATTCGCTGTCGACGATGTGCATCGGCGTCGGCCAGGGGATTGCGATCGCGCTCGAAAGGGTTTGA
- a CDS encoding GNAT family N-acetyltransferase yields the protein MLIRPADQDDRNAIWRIIGPTIRAGETYALDRDLPEADALAYWMGPDRETFVAEEDGVILGTYYIKANQSGGGRHVCNCGYMTDAAASGRGVARLMHEHSLQHARARGFRAMQFNFVVSSNRRAVQLWQSLGFDIVGRLPGVFLHPTEGYVEALVMFRTL from the coding sequence ATGCTGATCCGACCCGCAGACCAAGACGATCGAAACGCCATCTGGAGGATCATCGGCCCGACGATCCGAGCCGGCGAGACCTATGCGCTCGATCGCGATCTCCCCGAAGCCGATGCGCTCGCCTACTGGATGGGGCCGGACCGCGAGACCTTCGTCGCCGAGGAGGATGGCGTGATCCTCGGCACCTATTACATCAAGGCCAATCAGTCCGGCGGCGGGCGCCATGTCTGCAATTGCGGCTACATGACCGATGCTGCCGCCAGCGGCCGCGGCGTCGCGCGCCTGATGCATGAACATTCCCTGCAGCACGCCCGCGCCCGGGGCTTTCGCGCCATGCAGTTCAATTTCGTCGTCAGCAGCAACCGCCGCGCCGTCCAGCTCTGGCAATCCCTCGGCTTCGACATCGTCGGCCGCCTTCCCGGCGTCTTCCTTCATCCCACAGAGGGGTATGTCGAAGCACTGGTGATGTTTCGTACTCTGTAG
- a CDS encoding MFS transporter, with product MSVSYRWVIVALGALMSCVAIGAMFSLAIFQEPIATATGWSHVGIASAMTLNFIVMGFGGFLWGAASDRFGPRIVVMIGSVLLGLALVLASRAETLLQFQLTYGILVGLAASTFFAPMIAATIGWFDENRGLAVSLVSAGMGVAPMTISPFARWLISAYEWRPAMLIIGIAAWVLLVPAALLVRRPPAEAADTGAEFTVDGAQPQLSKVFRSPQFIVLGLTFFACCAAHSGPIFHMVNYATICGVAPMAAVSIYSVEGLAGLGGRLLYGSLADRIGVKPVLVAGLLVQAAALATYLFVSQLTEFYALAIVFGSAYGGVMPLYAVLARDYFGPRILGTVFGAATMLSSLGMAFGPLIGGWIFDTFANYSWLFIGSAMVGLGAAAIALAFPPLVRQKPQPALGLAP from the coding sequence ATGAGTGTTTCCTATCGTTGGGTCATCGTCGCCTTGGGCGCATTGATGTCGTGCGTGGCCATCGGCGCGATGTTCTCGCTGGCGATTTTTCAGGAACCGATCGCGACAGCGACCGGCTGGTCGCATGTCGGCATCGCCAGCGCGATGACGCTGAATTTTATCGTCATGGGCTTCGGCGGTTTCCTCTGGGGTGCGGCCAGCGACCGCTTCGGTCCGCGCATCGTCGTGATGATCGGCTCGGTGCTGCTTGGCCTGGCGCTGGTGCTGGCCAGCCGCGCCGAGACGCTGCTGCAGTTTCAGCTGACCTATGGCATCCTCGTCGGATTGGCCGCCAGCACCTTCTTCGCACCGATGATCGCGGCGACCATCGGCTGGTTCGACGAAAATCGTGGGCTTGCGGTATCGCTCGTTTCCGCCGGCATGGGCGTCGCGCCGATGACGATCTCGCCTTTCGCGCGCTGGCTGATCTCGGCCTATGAATGGCGGCCGGCGATGTTAATCATCGGCATTGCAGCGTGGGTGCTGCTCGTGCCGGCCGCCCTGCTGGTCAGGCGCCCACCGGCCGAGGCCGCCGATACCGGCGCCGAATTCACTGTTGACGGCGCCCAGCCGCAGCTCTCGAAAGTCTTCCGGTCGCCGCAATTCATCGTGCTCGGCCTGACCTTCTTTGCCTGCTGCGCGGCGCATTCCGGGCCGATCTTCCACATGGTGAATTATGCGACGATCTGCGGCGTCGCCCCGATGGCGGCCGTCAGCATCTACAGCGTCGAGGGTCTGGCGGGCCTCGGCGGCCGGCTGCTCTATGGCAGCCTTGCCGACAGGATCGGGGTGAAGCCGGTTCTGGTCGCCGGCCTGCTGGTGCAGGCGGCAGCCCTTGCGACCTATCTTTTCGTCAGCCAGCTGACCGAATTCTATGCGCTCGCCATCGTCTTCGGCAGCGCTTATGGCGGTGTGATGCCGCTCTATGCGGTGCTGGCGCGGGACTATTTCGGGCCGCGCATCCTCGGCACCGTCTTCGGCGCAGCGACGATGCTTTCCAGCCTCGGCATGGCCTTCGGCCCCCTCATCGGCGGCTGGATATTCGACACGTTCGCCAATTATTCCTGGCTGTTCATCGGCTCGGCGATGGTCGGGCTCGGGGCCGCGGCCATCGCCCTGGCATTCCCGCCTCTCGTGCGCCAAAAGCCGCAGCCGGCCTTAGGTCTGGCTCCGTGA
- a CDS encoding SDR family NAD(P)-dependent oxidoreductase, which produces MVELAQSLASIKLPDLAGKAVLITGASTGIGAALARAFAAQGAKVGIHYNASREPAEALGEEIRAAGGTVHLIQGDVSREGETERVVEETAKTFGHLDGLINNAGGMLGRKPTSEYTDAHYAAVMDLNARSVLAATRAAHPWLKKQGGFIINTTSIAARNGGGNGAILYAASKGFVSTITRGHAKEFVADRIRVNAVAPGVIATPFHERYTNDEQMELQRKSIPMGFVGTSENCVGAYLFLASPTLSGYITGQIIEVNGGQLMP; this is translated from the coding sequence ATGGTAGAACTTGCGCAATCGCTCGCATCGATCAAATTGCCGGATCTCGCCGGCAAGGCCGTGCTGATCACCGGCGCCTCGACCGGCATCGGGGCGGCGCTCGCCCGCGCTTTTGCGGCTCAAGGGGCCAAGGTTGGCATCCACTACAATGCCAGCCGCGAGCCGGCGGAGGCGCTTGGCGAGGAGATCCGCGCTGCCGGCGGCACCGTGCATCTGATCCAGGGCGACGTGTCGCGCGAGGGTGAGACCGAGCGCGTCGTCGAGGAGACGGCAAAGACCTTCGGCCACCTCGACGGCCTTATCAACAATGCCGGCGGCATGTTGGGGCGCAAGCCGACGTCGGAATATACCGACGCGCATTATGCGGCGGTGATGGATCTCAACGCCCGCTCGGTGCTGGCGGCAACGCGCGCCGCCCATCCCTGGCTGAAAAAACAGGGTGGCTTCATCATCAACACCACCTCGATCGCCGCCCGCAATGGCGGCGGCAACGGGGCGATCCTCTATGCGGCATCGAAGGGCTTCGTCTCGACGATCACCCGCGGCCACGCCAAGGAATTCGTCGCCGACAGGATCCGCGTCAATGCCGTGGCGCCTGGAGTCATCGCCACGCCGTTCCACGAGCGTTATACCAATGACGAGCAGATGGAACTGCAGCGCAAGTCGATCCCGATGGGTTTCGTCGGCACATCGGAGAATTGCGTCGGCGCCTATCTCTTCCTCGCCTCGCCGACGCTGTCCGGCTACATCACCGGCCAGATCATCGAGGTGAATGGCGGCCAGTTGATGCCGTAA